In Kaistella faecalis, a genomic segment contains:
- the folK gene encoding 2-amino-4-hydroxy-6-hydroxymethyldihydropteridine diphosphokinase, with amino-acid sequence MSHHLVTLLLGSNLGKQKDNIDLAISRIEEEVGELVGQSEIIYTKPVEFVSNNIFCNIALRIKTQFSPIKLLNLLKKIEVEMGRTDDSLITKGYADRVIDIDIVFYGNMNFSSLRLEIPHSKHVYEREFSKKLLLSI; translated from the coding sequence ATGTCGCATCATTTAGTCACTTTGTTACTCGGAAGCAATTTAGGGAAGCAAAAGGATAATATAGATCTCGCAATATCCAGAATTGAAGAGGAAGTTGGTGAGCTTGTAGGACAAAGCGAAATTATATATACAAAACCCGTAGAATTTGTTAGTAATAATATTTTTTGTAATATTGCATTACGTATAAAAACACAATTTTCTCCCATAAAACTGCTTAATTTGCTAAAAAAGATAGAAGTTGAAATGGGTAGAACAGACGATTCATTGATAACGAAAGGGTATGCAGACAGAGTTATTGATATAGACATTGTCTTTTATGGGAACATGAATTTCAGTTCGCTAAGATTAGAAATTCCTCATAGCAAACATGTTTATGAACGCGAATTTTCTAAAAAATTGTTGTTAAGTATTTAG
- a CDS encoding OmpA family protein produces the protein MKLGLFLALFLPIAFYAQDGTALEDNQKYPNTFSNGSANVYNFNNSSRKFNDWAISVGGGAALMAKADLTSFYGDEINWGWNAYASLDKQITHAFGLGLQYQMGESNQRGQLPGAEGIKAGVADAWTKYQQISLLGDVNFSNLLRRVDNRSPYRWALHGYAGIGIQGYETLLLDQDISNYNPRTFPLAVDQKMGINSFFYQGGIGLKYKASKLMDVELRTMYIMSGDEEFDGGGDRRDTNSPRINYNLINDSHSDDLLTVNLGLSFKLGKHASHLAWHDPLQEAYYRTTVLENTPDELVVCEKGDNDNDGVCDDWDRQLDTPAGARVDGAGVALDMDLDGIIDLYDKCVTVPGSAENNGCPSGAATNVNTTVQ, from the coding sequence ATGAAATTAGGTTTATTTTTAGCATTATTTCTGCCTATTGCTTTCTATGCCCAGGATGGCACAGCTTTAGAGGATAATCAGAAATATCCAAACACGTTTTCAAACGGTTCCGCCAATGTTTACAACTTCAATAATTCATCAAGAAAATTCAATGACTGGGCAATTTCAGTTGGTGGAGGTGCTGCATTGATGGCAAAAGCTGATTTAACATCTTTCTATGGTGATGAGATCAATTGGGGCTGGAACGCTTACGCAAGTTTGGACAAACAGATTACACATGCCTTTGGTCTTGGATTGCAATACCAAATGGGAGAATCTAATCAGCGTGGGCAACTGCCCGGAGCTGAAGGCATAAAAGCCGGTGTTGCCGATGCCTGGACAAAGTACCAGCAGATCTCTTTACTCGGAGATGTTAATTTCTCTAATTTATTAAGACGTGTAGATAATCGCTCACCATACCGTTGGGCATTACATGGTTATGCAGGTATAGGAATTCAGGGGTATGAAACTTTACTCCTCGATCAGGACATTTCGAACTACAATCCCCGAACCTTTCCGTTGGCGGTAGATCAGAAAATGGGTATCAATTCATTTTTTTATCAGGGGGGTATTGGCCTAAAGTATAAAGCATCCAAACTTATGGATGTAGAACTTAGAACCATGTATATTATGAGTGGTGATGAGGAATTTGATGGTGGAGGTGACCGCAGGGATACTAATTCACCAAGAATCAACTACAATCTTATTAATGATTCGCACAGCGATGATTTGCTTACTGTAAATCTTGGATTATCTTTCAAATTAGGAAAGCATGCTTCACACTTAGCATGGCATGATCCTCTTCAGGAAGCCTATTACAGAACAACTGTTCTTGAAAACACGCCAGACGAATTAGTAGTTTGTGAAAAAGGTGATAATGACAATGACGGAGTTTGCGATGATTGGGACAGACAACTGGATACTCCTGCAGGCGCAAGAGTTGATGGAGCAGGTGTAGCACTTGATATGGATTTAGACGGTATCATCGATCTGTATGACAAATGCGTTACAGTTCCCGGATCTGCAGAAAATAACGGTTGCCCATCAGGAGCCGCTACAAATGTAAACACAACAGTACAATAA
- a CDS encoding choice-of-anchor L domain-containing protein, which yields MSRAKIFSSFNLLFILFNISVNAQQYITVDTSTYTAEQLVRDVFIGSQNAGCITVSNVSTTGWQNAGGSESSHGYFEKGSLPFDISKGIILSTGAVRNAPGPNNVLLDDQDDQWQGDPDLAAALQESVYNYLNATSIEFDFVANNTSGISFEYLFLSEEYRRTNCTYSDGFAFLIKKAGTSDPYTNIALVPGTQDPVTSLSINTAPNCPRNTGYFGSFNGTNSPTAFDGQTKVLTAKTDIVPGVKYHIKLVIADHLAGSDRTGRYDSAVFLKAGSFVGKKDLGPDLLIANNNPVCEGSSKILDATTAGATSYRWFKDGVAIPGATNARLTVPGVVSSNGNYEVEVNIGGCILTGSVKIEIQEKPAINFGTFTLCDDNLSGGIPVDFSEFDSQIISNFNTAYLPKYYLTKPASETGTSGTELQNGWLLTGDTRIYVRVESAFGCNPEFGEILLKFGNKTILQTNTVSDNVCDNDLNGSESVNLKNYQSQFTTASDLTVTFYNSAEDARNKVNPITESQTITASKTFGVRFESSTACPNVGTLIINLKSPKKSTVLKDVIICNNALTVLDAGPGFDSYLWSTGETTPQIGNVPVGEYWVDLGSNGCIYRQTVKVSASVLPQITNIEVSGNTATVFVSGGIQPYGYSLDNINFQSSNVFTNVPRGLHKMYVLDAQNCQTVEKDFLIINLINVITPNGDGLNDALDYSDLRIKENVSIQIFDRYGTLVFTSKDNQFLWDGKLLSGRALPTGNYWYILNWTEPETQIPVSYKGWILLKNRN from the coding sequence ATGTCCAGAGCCAAAATTTTCAGCAGTTTTAACCTGCTTTTCATCTTATTCAATATTTCTGTAAACGCACAGCAATATATCACGGTAGACACTTCTACTTATACCGCAGAACAGCTTGTACGCGATGTATTTATCGGCTCTCAGAACGCAGGTTGTATTACCGTGTCTAATGTTTCCACTACAGGCTGGCAGAATGCCGGAGGCAGCGAGTCAAGCCACGGCTACTTCGAAAAAGGTTCACTGCCGTTTGATATCAGCAAAGGAATTATTCTGAGTACGGGAGCCGTTCGTAATGCACCAGGACCTAATAACGTTCTGCTGGATGATCAGGACGATCAATGGCAAGGCGATCCGGATTTGGCAGCTGCACTTCAGGAAAGCGTATATAACTATTTAAATGCAACTTCTATCGAGTTCGATTTCGTTGCAAACAATACCTCGGGCATCAGCTTCGAGTATCTGTTTCTCTCCGAAGAATACCGCCGTACCAACTGCACCTACTCCGACGGATTTGCTTTTCTGATCAAGAAGGCCGGGACCTCGGACCCCTACACCAATATTGCTCTGGTTCCCGGAACTCAAGATCCTGTGACTTCACTTTCCATAAATACTGCACCAAACTGCCCCAGAAATACTGGGTATTTTGGGAGTTTCAACGGAACCAACTCCCCCACCGCGTTCGATGGACAAACCAAAGTTCTTACCGCAAAAACAGATATTGTTCCCGGAGTTAAGTATCACATCAAGCTGGTAATTGCAGATCATCTTGCAGGCTCAGACCGGACCGGACGATACGATTCCGCAGTATTTCTTAAAGCTGGAAGTTTTGTTGGTAAAAAAGATTTGGGTCCCGACCTTCTGATAGCGAACAATAATCCTGTTTGCGAAGGAAGTTCTAAGATCCTGGATGCTACAACAGCGGGAGCTACTTCTTACCGGTGGTTTAAAGACGGAGTAGCGATTCCGGGAGCGACCAATGCACGACTTACCGTTCCGGGTGTAGTATCGAGTAATGGCAATTACGAAGTTGAAGTTAATATCGGTGGCTGCATTTTAACCGGTTCTGTCAAAATCGAAATTCAGGAAAAACCGGCGATTAATTTTGGGACTTTCACCCTTTGCGATGACAATTTATCCGGCGGCATTCCTGTAGATTTCTCAGAGTTTGACTCCCAGATTATTTCCAACTTCAATACTGCTTATCTTCCGAAATATTATCTGACGAAGCCAGCTTCGGAAACTGGAACATCTGGAACAGAGTTACAAAATGGATGGCTTCTTACCGGCGATACCCGCATTTATGTAAGAGTAGAAAGTGCGTTTGGCTGTAACCCGGAATTTGGCGAGATCCTGCTTAAATTCGGCAATAAGACAATACTCCAAACAAATACGGTTTCTGATAATGTCTGCGACAATGATTTAAATGGCTCCGAGAGCGTAAACCTCAAAAATTATCAGAGCCAATTTACTACAGCATCAGACTTGACCGTTACCTTTTACAATTCCGCTGAGGACGCCAGAAACAAGGTAAATCCAATTACAGAAAGCCAGACGATTACTGCCTCCAAAACATTCGGCGTGCGTTTTGAAAGTTCCACCGCCTGTCCCAATGTAGGAACATTAATCATCAATTTAAAATCACCTAAGAAATCAACCGTTTTAAAGGATGTCATCATCTGTAATAACGCCTTAACTGTTTTAGATGCAGGACCTGGTTTCGATTCTTATCTTTGGAGCACTGGGGAAACCACACCGCAAATCGGCAATGTTCCCGTGGGGGAATATTGGGTTGATTTAGGGTCCAATGGATGTATTTACCGACAAACCGTGAAGGTTTCCGCTTCCGTTTTACCTCAGATTACCAACATTGAGGTTTCGGGGAATACCGCAACAGTATTTGTTTCAGGCGGAATTCAGCCTTACGGATATTCTTTAGACAATATCAACTTTCAGAGTTCTAATGTTTTTACAAATGTTCCACGCGGCCTGCACAAAATGTATGTTCTTGATGCTCAAAATTGCCAGACGGTAGAAAAAGATTTTCTGATCATCAATCTTATCAACGTCATTACGCCAAATGGTGACGGGCTTAACGATGCGCTGGATTATTCTGATCTGAGAATTAAAGAGAATGTAAGTATACAAATCTTCGACCGATACGGCACTCTTGTTTTTACCTCTAAAGACAATCAGTTTCTCTGGGACGGAAAACTACTCAGCGGAAGAGCGCTCCCGACAGGAAATTACTGGTATATCCTGAACTGGACAGAACCGGAAACCCAGATTCCGGTATCCTACAAAGGCTGGATCTTACTTAAAAACCGAAATTAG
- a CDS encoding OmpA family protein, giving the protein MKLNLTSFALALVLPTAIFAQDSVAVSTEGYPNTFSSGSANVSPFTQESKRFNDWAVSVGAGIPLVQSADLTSIKNGNGKNVFGYSAYLSIDKAITHAFGLNLQYDRGETRQGWFNTKTDNATGNTFQDVGARTQYDAISILGDLNFSNLLRRVDNKSPYRWALHGYAGVGTLAYRAYLEDAAGQRLMTEIKPFKLGSMFGQAGAGLKYKVNRKIDIEGRVMYFVTGDDEFDGGGAQYSPINQREEQVSDNFFNATLGLSLKLGKHQSHLMWHDPLQEIYYKLDVLADRNQDVEVCKKGDADNDGVCDDWDRQLDTPAGARVDGAGVALDTDLDGVIDLYDKCVTVPGPVENNGCPTGGTVTDNTRTLEGIEFDLDSDRILPSNTPILNNAVNYINSSSGTYNVIGGTDTRASDAYNQNLSERRANTVKNYLIDNGVEAGKLEAIGRGEKDLKYPECDPATKCPEWKNRANRRVYFEAK; this is encoded by the coding sequence ATGAAACTAAATTTAACAAGCTTTGCTTTAGCACTGGTTTTACCTACTGCTATCTTTGCACAAGACTCCGTTGCAGTTTCTACTGAAGGATATCCAAACACATTTTCTTCAGGGTCTGCAAATGTATCTCCGTTTACTCAGGAGTCCAAACGATTCAATGACTGGGCTGTTTCCGTAGGAGCAGGTATCCCATTGGTGCAGTCTGCCGACTTAACTTCCATCAAGAATGGGAATGGTAAAAATGTATTCGGATATTCTGCTTATTTAAGTATTGATAAAGCGATTACCCATGCTTTCGGGCTGAATCTTCAGTATGACAGAGGCGAAACCCGTCAGGGATGGTTTAATACAAAAACAGATAACGCTACCGGTAATACGTTTCAGGATGTAGGAGCGAGAACCCAATACGATGCTATTTCGATCCTGGGAGACCTTAACTTTTCTAATCTATTAAGAAGAGTTGATAATAAATCTCCATACAGATGGGCTTTACATGGTTATGCAGGTGTCGGGACTTTGGCTTACAGAGCTTATCTCGAAGATGCTGCCGGACAAAGATTGATGACTGAAATTAAACCTTTCAAATTGGGGTCTATGTTCGGTCAGGCAGGTGCAGGCTTGAAATATAAAGTAAACAGAAAAATTGATATTGAAGGACGTGTAATGTACTTTGTAACCGGAGATGATGAATTTGACGGCGGAGGTGCACAGTACAGCCCGATCAATCAGCGTGAAGAGCAGGTTTCTGATAACTTCTTTAATGCTACCCTTGGTTTGTCTTTAAAATTAGGAAAACACCAGTCTCATTTGATGTGGCACGATCCGCTTCAGGAAATCTATTACAAGCTTGATGTTTTGGCTGACAGAAACCAGGATGTAGAAGTTTGTAAGAAAGGAGATGCTGATAACGACGGTGTATGTGATGATTGGGACAGACAGCTTGATACTCCTGCAGGAGCAAGAGTTGATGGTGCAGGTGTAGCGCTTGATACAGATTTAGATGGAGTTATAGACCTTTACGACAAATGTGTTACAGTACCTGGTCCTGTTGAAAATAACGGTTGTCCTACAGGTGGTACAGTTACAGATAATACAAGAACTCTTGAGGGAATTGAATTTGATTTAGATTCCGACAGAATTCTTCCTTCTAACACGCCAATCCTTAATAACGCTGTAAACTATATCAACTCTTCATCCGGAACATACAACGTGATCGGAGGAACAGATACGAGAGCTTCTGATGCTTACAACCAGAATCTTTCTGAAAGAAGAGCAAATACGGTGAAGAACTATCTGATCGATAACGGAGTAGAAGCAGGTAAATTAGAAGCAATTGGTAGAGGTGAAAAAGACCTTAAATATCCAGAGTGCGATCCAGCTACAAAATGTCCGGAATGGAAAAACAGAGCAAACAGAAGGGTTTACTTCGAAGCTAAATAA
- the fmt gene encoding methionyl-tRNA formyltransferase, with amino-acid sequence MKPLKVIFFGTPEFAKTSLEAIHKSQHEIVGVVTVADKASGRGQKIHESPVKTFAVENNLPVFQPEKLRNQEFLRSIQELDADVFVVVAFRMMPKILFEMPKIGTFNLHASLLPDYRGAAPINYAVINGEKKTGATTFFINEKIDEGNILLQNEIEILTDENAGQLHDRLMIMGAELVVKTLDGLAENSIQEKPQPEVEHPKNAFKIFKEDTRIDWTKEVETVHNFIRGMSPYPCAFTTLKIGEEEKTLKIYKGKFEISVHDKTPGSLEIDKHSFKIFAKNGTYFPEELQLEGKKRMGVKDFLNGFQHFDNISR; translated from the coding sequence ATGAAACCTTTAAAAGTTATATTCTTCGGTACTCCCGAATTCGCAAAAACCTCACTCGAAGCAATTCATAAATCTCAACATGAAATTGTTGGCGTTGTAACAGTAGCTGATAAGGCCAGCGGACGGGGCCAGAAAATTCATGAATCCCCGGTAAAAACTTTCGCGGTAGAAAATAATCTGCCGGTTTTTCAGCCTGAAAAATTGAGAAATCAAGAATTTTTAAGAAGTATTCAGGAATTAGATGCCGACGTTTTTGTCGTGGTAGCTTTCAGGATGATGCCAAAAATCTTATTCGAAATGCCTAAAATTGGTACTTTCAATCTCCACGCATCGCTTCTGCCGGATTATCGTGGTGCGGCTCCAATTAATTATGCAGTCATTAACGGTGAGAAAAAAACTGGCGCAACGACTTTTTTCATCAACGAAAAGATTGATGAGGGAAACATTCTTTTACAGAACGAAATCGAAATTTTAACGGATGAAAACGCCGGTCAACTGCATGACAGACTCATGATAATGGGTGCAGAATTGGTAGTAAAAACGTTGGATGGCTTGGCGGAAAATTCAATACAGGAAAAACCGCAGCCTGAAGTTGAACATCCGAAAAATGCCTTTAAAATCTTTAAGGAAGATACCCGGATCGACTGGACAAAAGAGGTAGAAACCGTCCATAATTTTATCCGCGGAATGTCGCCGTATCCGTGTGCTTTTACCACTTTAAAAATTGGAGAAGAGGAAAAAACACTTAAAATTTATAAAGGAAAGTTTGAGATTTCCGTGCACGACAAAACTCCCGGAAGTTTAGAGATCGACAAACATTCTTTTAAAATTTTCGCTAAAAACGGAACTTATTTCCCTGAAGAATTACAGTTGGAGGGTAAAAAAAGGATGGGCGTAAAGGATTTCCTCAACGGTTTTCAGCATTTCGATAATATCTCCAGATAA
- the tsf gene encoding translation elongation factor Ts yields MYTPVAADVAKLRNITGAGMMDCKKALVEAEGDFDKAIEILRKKGQKVAANRADRESTEGAVIAKVNADNTAGVIIALNCETDFVAKNDDFVKLAHELAELALGKTKEEFLATDFQGTTVAEKLIEQTGVIGEKIEIGSFETIEGPFLGAYIHAGNKIAAITSLSADVDGAADAAKAVSMQVAAMNPIALDETMVSQEVIDRELDIEREILTKEGKPANIIDNILKGKMQKFYKDNTLVHQAFIKDSGVSVADYVKSVNGDLKVVGFVRVSLT; encoded by the coding sequence ATGTATACACCCGTTGCTGCAGACGTAGCCAAATTAAGAAACATTACAGGAGCAGGAATGATGGACTGCAAAAAAGCCTTGGTTGAAGCTGAAGGAGATTTCGATAAAGCGATTGAAATCCTTAGAAAAAAAGGTCAGAAAGTTGCTGCGAACAGAGCCGACAGAGAATCTACTGAAGGAGCTGTTATCGCTAAAGTAAATGCAGACAATACTGCGGGAGTAATCATCGCTCTAAACTGCGAAACCGACTTCGTTGCAAAAAATGACGATTTCGTAAAATTAGCTCACGAATTAGCTGAACTTGCTTTAGGTAAAACTAAAGAAGAATTTTTAGCTACAGATTTCCAGGGAACAACTGTTGCTGAGAAATTAATCGAGCAGACTGGTGTTATTGGTGAAAAAATTGAAATCGGTTCTTTCGAAACTATCGAAGGGCCATTCTTAGGAGCTTACATCCACGCTGGAAACAAGATTGCTGCAATCACTTCACTTTCAGCTGATGTTGACGGCGCTGCAGATGCTGCAAAAGCGGTATCAATGCAGGTTGCTGCAATGAACCCAATTGCACTTGACGAAACTATGGTTTCTCAGGAAGTTATCGACAGAGAACTGGATATCGAAAGAGAAATCTTGACTAAAGAAGGTAAACCTGCAAACATTATCGATAATATCCTAAAAGGAAAAATGCAGAAATTCTACAAAGACAACACTTTGGTACACCAAGCTTTCATTAAAGACAGCGGTGTTTCTGTAGCTGATTATGTAAAATCTGTAAACGGAGATCTAAAAGTGGTAGGTTTTGTAAGAGTAAGTCTTACTTAA
- a CDS encoding RecQ family ATP-dependent DNA helicase, translating into MISSHDFQQLKFDTLKHFWGYDTFRDSQENIINSVIEGRDSLALLPTGGGKSLCYQLPALVLEGTCIVVSPLLALMKDQVYQLKNNGIEAEYLSSELDEFDAETVYNRCKDGLTKLLYVSPERLTNRVFLQNLEEIQISFIAVDEAHCISEWGQDFRPSYQNIKDFRSQFLDIPCLALTATATPKVLQEIKLKLNLKNPEIFKKSFRRTNIKIISDKISDKYQRILNLMKYNTSSGIIYVRTRKESEELVKFLQNNSINNVDFFHAGLPVKEKNARQNHWLKSNDHVLISTNAFGMGIDKDNVRFVVHFSPPQSLENYYQEIGRVGRDGQPSSAFLFWNEQELTNFDQILRNQTPTKHEFYNIVSYLYSGFQIAENDLAENVFQLHIQKIQNFTKASLAKIRNVLGFLHNQEIVFFNSNRSLSSLELKINPDELDLLAKKDAYFIELLLRTYSGLTTHKIMFSEFTLSNKMNVDSHLIKERIKELQQKNYVEYIDGALASIKFLKHRDDRAVQGKYWCLFEQIQKNKLQKWEEMKFFVRNSDFCKMKLILSYFGEKEVKNCGNCSVCEQQKESVFGRNVSQEIIEILKQKPSNVEEIAIRLNYYEKENILENLIYLLDSGKVKMLNFRTYAYNHE; encoded by the coding sequence ATGATTTCCTCCCACGATTTTCAGCAGTTAAAGTTCGATACCCTAAAACATTTTTGGGGTTACGATACATTCCGGGACTCTCAGGAAAATATCATCAATTCGGTTATCGAAGGCCGGGATTCGCTGGCACTTCTTCCAACAGGTGGCGGTAAATCGCTGTGTTATCAGCTTCCCGCGCTTGTTTTGGAAGGTACATGTATTGTAGTTTCCCCGCTTTTGGCTTTGATGAAAGACCAGGTTTATCAGCTTAAAAATAATGGAATTGAAGCTGAATATCTCTCATCAGAACTCGATGAATTCGATGCAGAAACGGTTTATAACCGCTGCAAAGACGGACTTACAAAACTGCTGTATGTATCGCCCGAAAGGCTGACCAATCGTGTATTTCTCCAGAATCTGGAAGAAATTCAAATCTCCTTCATCGCAGTTGATGAGGCGCACTGTATTTCTGAATGGGGGCAGGATTTCCGGCCGAGCTATCAGAATATAAAGGATTTCAGGTCACAGTTTCTCGATATTCCCTGTCTTGCGCTCACCGCTACGGCGACTCCGAAAGTACTTCAGGAAATTAAGCTCAAACTTAACCTTAAAAATCCTGAAATCTTTAAGAAAAGTTTTCGGCGGACCAATATTAAAATCATTTCAGATAAAATTTCAGATAAGTATCAGCGCATTCTGAATCTCATGAAATACAATACCTCCTCCGGAATTATCTATGTCCGTACGCGGAAAGAATCGGAGGAACTTGTGAAATTCCTTCAGAATAACAGTATCAATAATGTCGATTTCTTTCATGCGGGACTTCCGGTAAAGGAAAAAAATGCAAGGCAGAACCACTGGCTTAAAAGTAATGATCATGTGCTGATCTCTACCAATGCATTTGGAATGGGAATCGATAAAGATAACGTTAGATTCGTAGTTCATTTCTCGCCGCCGCAATCCTTGGAGAATTATTATCAGGAAATCGGAAGGGTTGGGCGTGATGGTCAGCCTTCATCAGCTTTTCTCTTCTGGAATGAGCAGGAACTTACGAATTTTGACCAAATACTGCGGAACCAAACACCAACGAAGCACGAGTTTTACAACATTGTTTCTTACCTGTATTCGGGGTTTCAAATTGCTGAAAACGATCTCGCAGAAAATGTATTTCAACTGCATATTCAGAAGATTCAGAATTTTACCAAAGCGTCATTGGCCAAAATCAGAAATGTACTTGGTTTTCTGCACAATCAGGAAATTGTTTTTTTTAACAGCAACCGCTCGCTTTCTTCACTGGAATTAAAAATTAATCCGGATGAACTTGATTTGCTTGCTAAAAAAGATGCCTATTTCATTGAACTGCTTCTGAGGACTTATTCCGGACTTACGACTCATAAAATTATGTTCAGTGAGTTTACTTTGAGTAACAAAATGAACGTAGATTCTCATCTCATCAAGGAAAGAATTAAGGAGTTGCAGCAAAAAAATTACGTGGAATATATCGATGGTGCCCTGGCGAGTATTAAATTCCTGAAACATCGTGATGACAGAGCTGTTCAGGGTAAATACTGGTGTCTTTTTGAACAGATTCAGAAAAATAAACTTCAGAAGTGGGAAGAAATGAAATTCTTTGTCCGTAACAGTGATTTCTGTAAAATGAAACTGATTCTGTCTTATTTTGGCGAAAAAGAAGTTAAAAACTGTGGCAATTGTTCTGTTTGTGAACAGCAGAAAGAAAGCGTTTTTGGAAGAAATGTCTCTCAAGAAATTATCGAAATTCTGAAACAGAAACCTTCAAACGTAGAAGAAATCGCAATCAGATTAAATTATTACGAAAAGGAAAATATTTTAGAAAACCTTATTTATCTGCTGGATTCCGGAAAGGTTAAAATGCTGAATTTCCGCACGTATGCATATAATCATGAGTGA
- a CDS encoding DUF6759 domain-containing protein, whose product MKRYLYILVFFISFFSHAQSKYTVAQVEKSTDPQVIANFIKYNPTHPKTPEFKRKLLAAINNNKPATQQASVAKPTVKPISTEKLKTAIKKDVAKDGRNDKHKRTADLLNHMFNSDPSSRTAYVQIVNKSKCNLIVKISGRKFYNLDVPAHNQNFILIDKGNYTLTTSVCDAKYSSVKNINKDIVVTLNAPK is encoded by the coding sequence ATGAAAAGATATCTATATATTCTGGTTTTTTTTATTTCGTTTTTTTCACACGCACAATCTAAATATACGGTTGCTCAGGTCGAAAAATCTACGGATCCACAGGTTATTGCCAACTTTATCAAGTATAATCCGACTCACCCCAAAACTCCGGAATTTAAGCGTAAACTATTAGCTGCTATAAACAATAATAAACCGGCCACACAGCAGGCGAGTGTTGCTAAACCTACTGTAAAACCGATCAGCACTGAGAAATTAAAGACTGCAATAAAAAAAGATGTTGCGAAAGACGGGCGGAATGACAAGCATAAACGTACTGCCGATTTACTGAATCATATGTTCAACAGTGATCCATCGAGCAGAACGGCGTATGTGCAGATTGTGAATAAATCTAAATGTAATTTAATTGTAAAAATCAGCGGTAGAAAATTCTATAATCTGGATGTTCCGGCGCATAACCAGAATTTTATTCTCATTGATAAAGGCAATTATACCCTCACCACCTCCGTTTGTGATGCTAAATATTCATCGGTGAA